The Cytobacillus oceanisediminis genomic interval TGTACCCCAACCTTAATATATGTATTTACTATTCACCTTTCCTTTTTTTAAACATTGTTAAACACAGCAGTTTAAGAATCGATGTAAGAGGAATAGATTAAACAATAACTACATAACAGGTGAGGGAATATAACTATGTTCTTTATTAAGAATGTTACCATTAAGGAAGCAATGCTTTTTTTATTGTTTGCAGGAGTGATATTGGCTGCCAAATGGACAGTTAACTTACTTGTGAAAAAGAGGAAGGGCAAGTCAGTACAAAACGACCGGATCATGCAGGGAATTTCTTCACTCGTGAACTGGGCAGCTTTTTATGGAATTATCATTCTATTCTTGTTTTATTTTTCAAGGGAGAAATGGCTTTTTTATACCTTGTTCACGGCAGGGGAGGTAGATGTGACGCTATATTTAATCATTGTAGCGTTTTTGACAGTCTCGCTTGCAAATCGGATCGTAAAAGTATTCACTAAATATGTATTAACATCTGTTTATGAATTCTATGGAGTTGATCGGGGGCTCGGCTATTCATTCAACAGAATGATTTATTATACCGTCATGGTTGCAGCGCTCGCCATCAGCCTTACAACGGTCGGGCTTGATTTAACAGCGGCTGCTGCCATACTGGGTGTCCTTGGTATTGGTATAGGGTTCGGCATGCGCAATATTGCCGGTAACTTTATTTCAGGCATCATCATCCTTTTCGAACGGCCGATTGAAATTGGGGAAGTGATCGAGATCAATAATAAGATCGGTAAAATAGAAAGCATCCGTCTCAGATCAACTATCGTCCGTACAGCTAAAGAGGGAACCCTCATCGTCCCAAACCAATACTTCATCGAACAAATCATCAAGAACCGGACAGGCTCAGAAATGCTTGCCCAGGTTCTAATCAGCGTAGCGTACGGCACTGATACAGATAAAGTCGAAAAGCTTCTGAGAGAAGCAGTGGATGTGGAAATCCCCAAAACAGAAGGGATTTTAATGGCACCTGCACCTGATATCCGTTTTGTGGATTTCCGCAATAAGGCAATGGACTTTTTGATAGAAGTACCTGTTGCAGATTTTGAAGCCAAACAGAAATTTGAAAGCCGGCTAAGACATGTAATTGCAGAGAATTTTTATAAAAACGGAATTGAACTTGCCTCAGCACAGCTGCTGCCCGGTGAATGACGGGTTCAGTTAACAGGAGATAAAACGAAAACACCAGCCGCTCGGGGCTGGTGTTTTCCAAAGTGTATCCTATTTCCCTAACAAAGCTTTAACTCCAAGATAAAGAATGGCAAGACCAAATATGATCATAGCCAGACCGCCGACAATGGTGAAAAAGCTGGCAATACCTGAAGTAATAACTGCAGAAACAGGTACCATAGTCATGCCGTAGCCAGCAAGCATACATGCAAGATATAATAATGCTAATTGATACATTATATATCCCTCCCTTCCATACTAAGGTATGAAAAAGAAGGAATTTTGCTTGGTTTAATATCCCGAATCTTCCGAATAAGATAAAAACAGTTCTTTAGAATTATTTAGTGCTAATGATTCTCCTTTACTTCCTGAATAGCAATGAGTTTTAAAGCAGTTAATTCTTCCTCTGATAACCTTTCAGTTAAAAGACTGTATAATTCATTCTGCTCTTCAGCAGTCAGTCCGCCTTTTACTTTTGAGACACTCTGCTGGATTTCCTTCATCGAAAAGCTTTCTGAAATCTTTTTCACAGCCTCTTCTTTTGTCTTAATCGGCAATGATGTCTCTTCAAGATCTACAGCTTTTAAATCATCCTGGCTGCTTCCAAGCAGGGCCTCTACATTTGGATCACTGGCAAGCATCTCCAGATCATCCTCAGTGATGCTGCCGGCAACTTCTGTCATTACTTTATTTGATATCAAATCCATTGAAGCAAAATAGATGAGGAATCCCAATAAAATAAAAGACCCTCCAGTTATTGTCCAAAAAATAATTTTTTTCAACTTTTTGGGCTGCTCAAATAACGAACAGATCCGTTCACACTCCTCCCATTTTCCATCTCTTTAAATTGTAAATGGTCTTTTCCTGATTTTGCAAATCTTTCTCACCTATAGAACGTATGTGCTATAATAGGGGAATAATAAAGCAAGGAGCCGTTTCCATGCATAATAAGATAAAAATATCGGTTAGATCGTTAGTTGAATATGTTTATAAAAGCGGCAGCATTGAAACAGGCTTCCGTTCTGCAGTGCCGCTTTCAGAAGGAACCAGGATTCATCAGAGAATCCAAAAACTTTATGGGGAAGAAGATCAAAAAGAAGTGTATCTGCACACAGCCTTAACCTTCAATCTCCTCAACTTTCAGCTGGAAGGCAGGTGTGATGGGCTTCTCATCAGAAATGAAGAACGGATGATTGATGAAATTAAGTCTGTTTCCCTCCCGCTATCTGAAATTGATGAATTTGCTTATCCTGTCCATTGGGCTCAGGCTAAATGCTATGCTTTCATGTATGCAAAAGATCATAATCTTCCAGAAATGACGGTTCAATTAACATATATTCAGTCTAAAACAGATGAAGTGAAAAGATTTCAGCAAAGCTATTCTTTTCGTGAACTTGAAGAATTTATACTTTGCCTTCTGGAATCCTATTTTCCATACGCCGACTTGAGGATTCAGCATCAACAGGCATTAATAAGGAGCGTACAAGAACTGGCTTTTCCTTTTTCTGCCTACCGAAATGGCCAGAGAAAATTTGCCGGGGCTGTATACAAAACCATTGCTGAAGGGAAAAACTTATTTGCCAACGCACCTACTGGCATCGGCAAAACTATTTCTACCCTTTTTCCAGCATTAAAAGCCATTGGGGAAGGACATATTCATAGGATCATTTATGCTACAGCCAAAACCATTACCCGTCAGGCTGCTGAAGGGGCCATTGCCATGATGGAGGATGGTGGATTGAAGCTAAAATCGGTCACAATCACGGCCAAGGACAAAATTTGCTTTAAGGAAGAAACCAATTGCCAAAAAGACAGCTGTGAGTTTGCCAATGGATATTACGACCGGATAAACCATGCCGTACTTGACCTCCTGAAGAATGAGAACATGATAACCAGAACGACAATTGAAAAATATGCTATGAAGCATAAAGTCTGCCCTTTTGAATTTTCATTGGATGCTGCATACGCCGCCGACGCCATTATCGGTGATTATAACTATATTTTCGATCCGAGGGTCTCACTTAAGCGATTGCTGGAAGAGGAGAAAAAGAAAACGGCGCTCCTGATCGATGAAGCGCATAACCTTGTGGACCGTGGAAGGGAAATGTATTCAAGTTCCCTGGAGAAATCAGCCTTTCTTCAATTGAGCAGAAGCTTTAAGGGGAAGGATGAAGGGATTCAAAAAAGCGCTAAACAGGTTAATGGAATTTTTATTGCATTAAAAAAGAAATGTGGTGAAAATCAGGAAATCGCTGAAAAGGATCCCCCTGAAGAACTTTTTAATGTTCTCGAGGAATTTGTTCAATATGCCGAAAACTATCTGGGGCAAACCAGAAACAATACGGATGAAGAATTGCTGGAAGTTTTCTTTGCTGCACAGAACTTTATAAGAATAGGGAAACTGTATGATGAAAGATTTGTAACGTATATTCAAAAGCAGAGGAATGACCTGATCATCAAGTTATTTTGCCTGGATCCATCGTATCTTCTGCAAAAGGCCAGAAAAGGATATAAAGCGGCTATCTTTTTTTCAGCTACCTTAATGCCTCTCAATTATTATTTGGACATGCTTGGCTTTCAGGAAGAAGATTTTATTTTATCCATTCCTTCACCATTCTCAAAAGATCAGGCTAAGGTCTACATACAGCCGCTTTCCACAAGATATCGTGACCGGGAAGGATCAATTGAACCAATCGTCATCACCATTAAGAACATGCTAAAGGGTCAAAAGGGAAATTACCTGATCTTCTTTCCATCCTATCAATATATGGAGAATGTTTATGGAAGGTTCCTCGATGAGGAAATGCCAATGCATACAATCATTCAAAAGACTGGAATGGATGAAAGAGAAAGGGAAGAGTTTCTGGATGCATTCCAGCCAAATACTGCTGGAACGCTGTTAGGGTTCGCAGTCATGGGCGGGATATTTTCAGAAGGCATTGATTTACAGGGGGATAAGCTGAATGGTGTATTTGTGGTGGGTGTGGGTCTTCCCCAGATCGGCTTTGAACGTAATATTATGAAAGCTTACTTCCAGCAGCAAGGAAAAAACGGCTATGATTATGCCTATACCTATCCTGGAATGAACAAAGTTCTTCAGGCAGGAGGCAGACTTATTCGTTCTGAAAACGATACAGGAATAATTGTCTTAATGGATGACAGGTATGTTCAGGCAAAGTATCAGGCCCTGCTGCCAGAAGAATGGAAAGATTCTATTTTGTTAAGAAGGTAAAAGCATCCTGCTCAGAAAGAGCAGGATGTTGGTGATCATTTAGTAATAAGCGGGCCTTTAGGCGCCTGCATTTTTTCAAGCGTTTTTTCGAAAATAGGGTAAAAGAATTGTACTACCAGACCAAGTGTTAATGTTACCACAATCGTGCCTACACCGATTGCACCTTTGAATAAAAACGCAAGCAGCAGGGCAAAGCTTTCGCTGATGATCCTTGAATTTCTTAAATTCAATCCAAATCTTGTGTGAATAGCTACCATCAATGTATCCATCGGACTTGCCGGAAATTTGGCCTGAAGATAGATGGCAACTCCCATTCCCATCGAAAGGATGCCAAAAAGCAATATGAATGATTGACCTGCCAATGTTTGAGGGGAAAGGTCACCAAAAATAACGAGAAGCCAAAAGTCAATTAGTGCGCCAATAATTAAGATGGAAATGGCTGCTAGGACTTCAGGCTTTTTTTTCATTAAAAAAGCATTTATAAAAATAAGTGCGATTCCATTAATAAAAACAAAGGTGCCAACTGTTAAGTTAAACATTTGAGATTCACCAACTGCCAGGGCATCCCATGCAGAAGCTCCAAGGTTTGACCTGATAATCAGGGCTACACCCATTGTCAGGATAAGCATCCCAATGATAAAAAATAAGAAACGTTCTTTCATGAAGACTCTCCAATCAACTATGTTTAATATTTAGCTTGACCCTTTTTAAAATCAATACTCCCTCAGCACTGAAATTATGAAAGGAAAATTCATTTTACCATCAGATTATATTGGTTAACAGATATTTTTTATGAAAAGTTGTTGGATTTTGCAGGAAAAAGGCGAAAGATATTAAGAAGATATCAGTTTTCATTCATCTGAAACTGTGCTATATTATTTTACATTCATTCACCATTTATTAATGCTGGCTTTACATATTTTTTACATATAAAAACTTAGCCGCTGCTAAGTTTTTCGCATGTTTACAATTTAAGAGGTGAAACCACACTTATGGGAAAGTTATTTAAATCGCCTAAGAAATTGGCGAAAAACAGCCTTGCTGTGTTCTTTCTGACTGTTATCCTTTTTTGGCTAAAAACGTATATAGCCTATCGCATTGAATTTAATTTAGGGATCAATAATGATATACAGCGATTTCTGCTGTTTCTGAATCCTTTAAGTTCAACGCTGATATTCCTGGGATTTGCTTTGTTTTTTAAAGGGAAATTGCAGTCAGGCATGCTTATTGGCTTGAATTTATTTTTATCTTTCCTGCTTTATGCAAATGTCGTTTATTATAGATTCTTTAACGACTTTATTACAGTTCCCGTACTAATGCAGGCAAAAGTAAATGGGGGGCAGCTGGGGGATAGTGCTCTTTCTTTAATGTCTCCATGGGATATTTTTTATTTTACAGATACACTGCTGCTCCTCTTCCTGGCAGTCAGGAAATGGTACAAACCAGGAAAGAAAATTAGCCGAAAACCCGCATTGGCTGTTATCGCTGCAGGTATCATTGTATTCTTCATCAATCTTGAAATTGCTGAGAATGACCGGCCTGAACTGCTTACACGTTCCTTCGACCGCAATTATTTGGTGAAATACCTTGGAGCATACAATTTCACGGTATATGATATTGTCCAAAATGCGAAGTCTGCCAGCCAAAGGGCTCTTGCGGATAATAACGATGTGACTGAAGTGGAGAACTATGTAAAAGCCAAGTATGCACCTCCGAACCCTGAATACTTCGGAAAAGCTAAGGGCATGAATGTTATTTACGTGTCCATGGAATCACTTCAGACTTTTATTATTGACTACAAGCTGAATGGAAAAGAAGTTACCCCATTCCTGAACTCACTTGCACATAGCGGCAAGACATTTTATTTTGATAATATTGTTAATCAAACCGGACAGGGAAAGACTTCCGATGCCGAGTTCATCATGGATACATCGCTATATCCAATGTCACAGGGAGCGGTTTATGTAACAAAAGCGCAAAATACCTTCCATGGCACACCTGCTATTTTAAAGTCACATGGCTATACTTCAGCAGCTTTCCATGGAAACTACAAGACATTCTGGAACCGTAACGAAATGTATAAAACCATGGGCTATGACAAGTTTTTTGATGCTGAGTATTACAATATGAGCGATGAAAACACTAAAAACTATGGGTTGAAGGATAAGCCGTTTTTCAAAGAATCCATGCCGATGCTGACCAGTCTTCCTCAGCCATTTTATACAAAATTCATCACTCTTTCTAATCACTTCCCTTTTAAAATGGATGAGTGGGATACTGATTTCCCTGCAGGCGAAACGGATAATGATGTGGTTAACCACTATTTCCAGTCGGCGAATTATATGGACCAGGCACTCCAGCAGTTCTTTGAGGATTTAAAGGAATCCGGCCTATATGATCATACAGTAGTTGTCCTGTATGGCGATCACTACGGAATTTCCGAAAACCACAATGAGGCAATGGCGGAAGTGATCGGAAAAGAGATTACTCCATTTGAATATGCCAGGCTTCAAAGAGTGCCAGTATTCATTCATGTACCTGGAGTGGATGGCGGCATTGTCCATAATGTTGGCGGACAGATAGATGTGCGTCCGACATTACTTCACCTGCTGGGCATTGATACAAAAAATTACCTGGAAATGGGATCAGATCTGTTATCAGATAAGCACCGTGAAGTACTCCCATTCCGAAACGGCAACTTCATTTCACCTGAATATACACAGATTGAAGAAACCTGTTATTTTTCTGAAACTGGCGAAATAGCTGAGGCTCATGCATGTAAGCCATTTTCCGATCAGGCGAAAAAAGAGCTTGAAATGTCAGACAACATTGTTTTCAAAGACCTGATGCGCTTTTATAAGCCGGAAGGATTTGTTCCAGTCAACCGGAATGATTACTCTTATGTAAAGAAAGAGGTGCCATTTAAAGAGGAAAGAAATGGCCCGGGTATACAGAAGTAAGATTTAGGAGCAGAGAGATAACTCTCTGCTCTCTTTTTTTGAGAGATAAGAAAGTATCATTTTTGAACGTCGATAACTGTCTAGCTCCACAAGGAATGCTTCGACAGCTTTATCATCGCACGACTAAATGCGTTAGCTTTTAGGAGGAGTGCCTACCCCCTCGAGGTCACAAGCTTGTCTAGTTGCGGCTCCTAGGGACTCGGGGTCATAAGCCGTTTCCTTTCGGAAGGAAGAACGCCTTCTTACAGGAACCGTCTTATGCCTGTCGTCCCTGGGCAGTCGCCTCCACATATCGGGCAATCCTCACAAAAAGGCAAAGTACGCCTTTCTGGGAGGATTGCTTGTGCTTGTCGGGGGTGGGCAAGGCAATTCCTCTTTTCTTGGCAGCCGCAATATATGCAGAAAGTATGCAGTTTACTAAGAGAATGCACGGGTAGAGTATCTTTGTAAAGAGATTAAAGGAAGGATGATATTAATGTATAGCCAATCTTTTGAAGAATGCATCCAGGCTTGTTTAGAATGCATGAAGGCCTGTAATGTATGCTATGATGCATGCTTAGGAGAAGAGGATGTTAAAATGATGGCGGATTGTATCCGCCTGGACAGGGAGTGCGCTGATATCTGTGCCTTTGCAGCTAAGGCGATGCAGACAAACAGCCCTTTTGCCAAGCAAATTTGCACTCTATGTGCAGACATTTGTGAAGAGTGCGGAAATGAGTGCAAAAAACACGACCACGGCCATTGCCAGCGCTGTGCTGAAGCATGCTTTAAGTGTGCGGAAGAATGCCGTAAAATGGCTGCTTAAATTAGCAGGCAAAACAGACATCCAGCAGGGTGTCTGTTTTCAATGCGGATTATTTACAATATTCGGTTATGAATAAATGTACATATTTTCCATTTCTCAGGGAAGTATTAATTTAGACTTTTGTATGCCTGTTCCATAGTTTCTGCACAATTTATTGCCATACTAACTTCATGAAGAAAAGGAGGAATAGATATGTTAACAAATAAAAAATTCGCCATTTGGTTTGTTTCGCTCGCTGCGGCTTTAACTTTAACTGCCTGCGGCGGAAATGACGGGGATGCCGGTCAAGAAGGTACCAGCAATGAAGAGAGCACAGCGAATAATGAGAGCAGCGGCCATTCAGGAGACCATTCTGGCATGGACCATTCCGGCTCCGGAGAAGTCCCTGAAGGAATAAAGGAAGCAGAAAATCCAAAATATGAAGTTGGAAGCAAGGCCTTTATTACAGAAGGACATATGGAAGGGATGGAGGGAGCTGAAGCAACAGTTGCAGGTGCATATGATACAACAGTCTATTCAGTCTCTTATACACCAACCACTGGCGGTAAAAAAGTTGAAAATCATAAATGGGTAGTTCACGAAGAGATTGCTGATGCGGGAGAGGAACCATTTAAAGAAGGCGACGAGGTAAAAATAAATGCAAGTCACATGGAGGGGATGAAAGGAGCAACTGCTGAAATCGATTCTGTGCAGGAAACAACAGTCTACACAGTTGACTTTACTACAGCTGACGGCCAGGAAGTAAAAAACCACATGTGGGTAACAGAAAACGAGCTTTCTCCATCGGAATAATATAGAATGTTAAAGAGCTTATCTGCCGAAGATAAGCTCTTTAACGTAATTTATAATTTTTACACAAATGGTAAACCAAAAAGGAAAAAGCAGCTAAAAGGAAAATGGCTATTTGCAGCTCCATTTTTAATTTTAGTGCATGTGAAACCGCAAAGGCTTCAATAACTAAAGCAGGTATTTTTCCGATGGTGCTGGCAATGCCAAAGGGCAGAAGCCTCATTTTGCTGTATGCTGCTGCCAGCGTGACTGCACCTGATGGGACAAAAGGCAAGACTCTCAGCAAAACAACCATGAAATACGCAACTGGACCTTCCGCATTCTGGAGCTTAGAAAAAAATTTGTTATTCTTTAGCCGAGGAAAAGAGGAGGTAAGCTTGGTGATTCCTTTGCGATAAAGAATAAAACTAATAATAGCTCCTGCTGCTTCTCCGATGATTAATAGGATTAGACCCATTTTGAGATCGAAAGCGGCAACTGTGCCCGCAGTAATAAAGGCACTTGGGAGGAAACCCGTTATCGCTGCAGCAATGTTCATAGATATGCTAAAAAAAGCTGCCAATATCGGTTCCTTTGATAGCCATCCGATGATATCAGAAAACATCTATTAATCCTTTCCGGTCCATTTATAGCCTAAACCCCAGACAGTCGTCAGATACTCATCTGCAGGAAACCCGGCTTTCCTTAATTTTTCCCGTAAATTTCTGACATGCGAATCTATGGTGCGGTCTTCGATTGACACCCCATAGCCCCATACAGAGCCTATTAAATGCTCACGTGAAAAAACTCTGTTCAGGTTTGAGAGGAAAAGGCTTAACATTGAAAACTCTTTTGGAGTCAAAAGGATTTCCTTATTTTTATAGGAAAGCTCAAAAGAATCTTCTTTAAGTTCCAGCCCTTTAAAAGTTTTGGTTTTTCCATCTTTTTTGCTTCTTCTCAGAACCGCTTCAATCCTTGCAGATAATTCCTCTTCATCGAATGGCTTTAAAATATAATCATCTGCTCCGATGTTCAATCCTTTTACAATGTCTGGCTTTTCGCTTTTGGCAGTAAGCATGATGATGGGAATATCCCAATATTTTTTAATTTCCTCGCATACTTTCCATCCATCCATTTCAGGCATCATAACATCCAAAAGGACGAGATCTGCAGAATGGGTTTCTAAGTAAAGCAAGGCATCTGAACCTGAAGCCAATTTAATGCATTTGTAGCCGCGGGGCGTTAAGTATAAAGAAATTAGATCAAGCATTCTAGTTTCATCGTCAACCAAAAGTATTGTTTTCATTATTCCGTTTCTCCCTTAAAAACAATTTCAAATTCTGTTCCGTCACCTTCCCTGCTGCAGACAGATATAGTCCCTCCATGGGCATGGACAAGTTCCTTAACAATGGCGAGTCCGAGACCGGTCCCACCAAGAGCTCTTGCACGTGATTTATCCACTCGGTAAAACCGATTAAAGATAAAGGGCAGTTCCTCCTCAGAAATTCCTCTTCCAGTATCATTTATTTTAATGGTGACATGTTTTTTGGTCCTGCTTACATTAATTGTGGTTTTATCTCCAGCTGCCGAATACTTAATGGCGTTATCCAGAAGATTA includes:
- a CDS encoding YczE/YyaS/YitT family protein; this translates as MKERFLFFIIGMLILTMGVALIIRSNLGASAWDALAVGESQMFNLTVGTFVFINGIALIFINAFLMKKKPEVLAAISILIIGALIDFWLLVIFGDLSPQTLAGQSFILLFGILSMGMGVAIYLQAKFPASPMDTLMVAIHTRFGLNLRNSRIISESFALLLAFLFKGAIGVGTIVVTLTLGLVVQFFYPIFEKTLEKMQAPKGPLITK
- a CDS encoding mechanosensitive ion channel family protein, which encodes MFFIKNVTIKEAMLFLLFAGVILAAKWTVNLLVKKRKGKSVQNDRIMQGISSLVNWAAFYGIIILFLFYFSREKWLFYTLFTAGEVDVTLYLIIVAFLTVSLANRIVKVFTKYVLTSVYEFYGVDRGLGYSFNRMIYYTVMVAALAISLTTVGLDLTAAAAILGVLGIGIGFGMRNIAGNFISGIIILFERPIEIGEVIEINNKIGKIESIRLRSTIVRTAKEGTLIVPNQYFIEQIIKNRTGSEMLAQVLISVAYGTDTDKVEKLLREAVDVEIPKTEGILMAPAPDIRFVDFRNKAMDFLIEVPVADFEAKQKFESRLRHVIAENFYKNGIELASAQLLPGE
- a CDS encoding LTA synthase family protein; the encoded protein is MGKLFKSPKKLAKNSLAVFFLTVILFWLKTYIAYRIEFNLGINNDIQRFLLFLNPLSSTLIFLGFALFFKGKLQSGMLIGLNLFLSFLLYANVVYYRFFNDFITVPVLMQAKVNGGQLGDSALSLMSPWDIFYFTDTLLLLFLAVRKWYKPGKKISRKPALAVIAAGIIVFFINLEIAENDRPELLTRSFDRNYLVKYLGAYNFTVYDIVQNAKSASQRALADNNDVTEVENYVKAKYAPPNPEYFGKAKGMNVIYVSMESLQTFIIDYKLNGKEVTPFLNSLAHSGKTFYFDNIVNQTGQGKTSDAEFIMDTSLYPMSQGAVYVTKAQNTFHGTPAILKSHGYTSAAFHGNYKTFWNRNEMYKTMGYDKFFDAEYYNMSDENTKNYGLKDKPFFKESMPMLTSLPQPFYTKFITLSNHFPFKMDEWDTDFPAGETDNDVVNHYFQSANYMDQALQQFFEDLKESGLYDHTVVVLYGDHYGISENHNEAMAEVIGKEITPFEYARLQRVPVFIHVPGVDGGIVHNVGGQIDVRPTLLHLLGIDTKNYLEMGSDLLSDKHREVLPFRNGNFISPEYTQIEETCYFSETGEIAEAHACKPFSDQAKKELEMSDNIVFKDLMRFYKPEGFVPVNRNDYSYVKKEVPFKEERNGPGIQK
- a CDS encoding ATP-dependent DNA helicase; amino-acid sequence: MHNKIKISVRSLVEYVYKSGSIETGFRSAVPLSEGTRIHQRIQKLYGEEDQKEVYLHTALTFNLLNFQLEGRCDGLLIRNEERMIDEIKSVSLPLSEIDEFAYPVHWAQAKCYAFMYAKDHNLPEMTVQLTYIQSKTDEVKRFQQSYSFRELEEFILCLLESYFPYADLRIQHQQALIRSVQELAFPFSAYRNGQRKFAGAVYKTIAEGKNLFANAPTGIGKTISTLFPALKAIGEGHIHRIIYATAKTITRQAAEGAIAMMEDGGLKLKSVTITAKDKICFKEETNCQKDSCEFANGYYDRINHAVLDLLKNENMITRTTIEKYAMKHKVCPFEFSLDAAYAADAIIGDYNYIFDPRVSLKRLLEEEKKKTALLIDEAHNLVDRGREMYSSSLEKSAFLQLSRSFKGKDEGIQKSAKQVNGIFIALKKKCGENQEIAEKDPPEELFNVLEEFVQYAENYLGQTRNNTDEELLEVFFAAQNFIRIGKLYDERFVTYIQKQRNDLIIKLFCLDPSYLLQKARKGYKAAIFFSATLMPLNYYLDMLGFQEEDFILSIPSPFSKDQAKVYIQPLSTRYRDREGSIEPIVITIKNMLKGQKGNYLIFFPSYQYMENVYGRFLDEEMPMHTIIQKTGMDEREREEFLDAFQPNTAGTLLGFAVMGGIFSEGIDLQGDKLNGVFVVGVGLPQIGFERNIMKAYFQQQGKNGYDYAYTYPGMNKVLQAGGRLIRSENDTGIIVLMDDRYVQAKYQALLPEEWKDSILLRR
- a CDS encoding four-helix bundle copper-binding protein produces the protein MYSQSFEECIQACLECMKACNVCYDACLGEEDVKMMADCIRLDRECADICAFAAKAMQTNSPFAKQICTLCADICEECGNECKKHDHGHCQRCAEACFKCAEECRKMAA
- a CDS encoding TVP38/TMEM64 family protein; translated protein: MFSDIIGWLSKEPILAAFFSISMNIAAAITGFLPSAFITAGTVAAFDLKMGLILLIIGEAAGAIISFILYRKGITKLTSSFPRLKNNKFFSKLQNAEGPVAYFMVVLLRVLPFVPSGAVTLAAAYSKMRLLPFGIASTIGKIPALVIEAFAVSHALKLKMELQIAIFLLAAFSFLVYHLCKNYKLR
- a CDS encoding response regulator transcription factor, with the protein product MKTILLVDDETRMLDLISLYLTPRGYKCIKLASGSDALLYLETHSADLVLLDVMMPEMDGWKVCEEIKKYWDIPIIMLTAKSEKPDIVKGLNIGADDYILKPFDEEELSARIEAVLRRSKKDGKTKTFKGLELKEDSFELSYKNKEILLTPKEFSMLSLFLSNLNRVFSREHLIGSVWGYGVSIEDRTIDSHVRNLREKLRKAGFPADEYLTTVWGLGYKWTGKD
- a CDS encoding YdhK family protein — protein: MLTNKKFAIWFVSLAAALTLTACGGNDGDAGQEGTSNEESTANNESSGHSGDHSGMDHSGSGEVPEGIKEAENPKYEVGSKAFITEGHMEGMEGAEATVAGAYDTTVYSVSYTPTTGGKKVENHKWVVHEEIADAGEEPFKEGDEVKINASHMEGMKGATAEIDSVQETTVYTVDFTTADGQEVKNHMWVTENELSPSE